A window of Oryza glaberrima chromosome 2, OglaRS2, whole genome shotgun sequence genomic DNA:
GAGGCCGGAGATCACCGTGTTGTAGGTGACGGCGGACCTCACGGGCATGGCGTCGAACAGCTGGAGGGCGAGGTGGGGCAAGCGGGACGCGAAGTAGAAGCGCACGAGgcaggtggagaggaggaggtgggagggGAAGAGCTTGAGCACGCGGGCGTGGACGGagagcgcgaggcggcgggcgagcggggaGGACGGGGAGTAGGCGCAGGCGGAGAGGACGGTGAGAAGGGTGACGTCGTTGGGGACGGGCGCCGCGGGGGAGGAGAGCATGGCGGAGAGCGCAGCGGCCGCCGCGGGGAGGTCGCCCTGCTTCGCCGGGCGCGCGATGGCGGACGTCCATGAGGCGACGtgtcgcggcggccggcggcgaggtttaGGGGTTGGGTTCTGAGGATGTTGGGGAAGGGCAAGGGAAGGAGGGGCTACGACGGCCATGAGGTAAGGTCTATGGCTGAGGGCTGAGGCATTTCCCCGCGGGCACGTTGGCACGGAGCCTTTGCTCTCCCCTGGTTTCTTCAGGTTTTCTTCAGAATTCATCCCCTTTTATCCTGGTTTCATTAGCATCCCAATGATATGTTGGCGATACAAttcacaacatatatagatcCTGTtcatttctccaacaagagttggataaagataaagattttcATGGCACGGTTTTTAAAGATAAAGATTTTCATGGCACGGTTTTTAAACTGATAAACAGTATGTGccatgcgaaaactttctatatgaaagttgctctgaAATatcatattgatttatttttcaagtttgtaataattaaaacttaatcaatcatacgttagtatcacctcgttttgcgtaaaaaacttaaatcTTCATCTACATCTTTATCTTCTAACTATGCCTGAATAAACACAACAGTCTGGTTTTCAGTTGAAGACTTTAAGGTACGACGTGCATATGGAGCCACAAAATGAAAATATGCAGAAAAGAGAAAGCAACATACTGCCAATACGAGGGGGCAAGCCATATGCATCAAAACCACAAAAGGAGGCAAATCAAAGTCTAAATGATATTTTTGAACTTCCTTAACGAAAAGAAATTACATACAGCACAAGAAGCATCTTGCACTAGATAATTGCGCACAGCTGAACATAATTCTGCAGTCCAGTTCTTCAGTAAATCTAGTGAAAGTCAGATACAGAAGAAAGTTGCTTAAGGGAGGTGTATGGCTGGAGGGCAGATTCATTGGACCATCGGATCAGGGTTCCCAGCTGCAAGTATGTCCAGCAACGAGTTCTGGGGCTCCAGCTCTTCATGCCACAGTTGTAGTTTGTCTCCAGGGTGAAATTTCCTCGAAACACCATCTGCGTTTATCTGCAAGATTATCATATCCATAAGTTCAAGAATCATTGGTCTTTCAGAAAAGTAATAGCATTATAAGCAAAGATAACAAGACATGCCTCAACTTAAAATTTACTTTGCCACATGCTACACATTTTCAGAAAAAGGAAGAGCTACAAGAAAATGCAATCAAAGCAAATAGATGCCCAACAAGGACATAAGAAAATTTGTTACTAATGCTTCCAATCATCCAATGTCTTGTCTACAATACCCTAACACATTTTAGTAAAAGAGTAAAACAGGTCTGAATGAAGTATAAGGGATATATCACACTGAAATATTATCCATTTTTGGCAAGAAAACCAGTCCATGGAAGTTAAAAAAGGCCAACTTTTTCATTTTAAGTTTCATCTGATACTATATTCTATGGCCATCACAGCAAACAGCATGACAAATATAGCATAGAAATTTACATGTTTGTATGAAGTCAACTAAAGCAATCAGTTCCGGTATCTGATGTTTCAAAATATCTACAACAAGGGAACAGACAATGACAATAAGGACGAAAAAAGGGAGCACTTACAGTGACGGTACGAACAACCCCTCCACTAGCACCATCACGGGCTATAGCAAGGGAAACTACCTTAACCACAAACTTCTGTAAAGATGAAGAGGAAAATTAAGTAATAAGAGATGTGATGCAGCCAGCAATATTATACAGGGAACACTGAAGTGATGGAAAATGATCTTTGCActctatgaatctggacatataaaTAATTTGTGATATTTTCATTAAATCATGGCAAAAATGCTGACAAACTATCTCTTATTACTCATGGATTACGACTGTTTGATATTTAGATGATGTACCTCAGCTTCTTCCTGGGACATGCCCTCCTTCCATTCGTGGTCAAGCAATCCATAGAGGTAACTAGAGCCTGAACCTGCAAAACTCAGAAATAGCATCTGGTGTCAGGCAAACAGCAAACAGGGGCTTGGGAAAATTTTATAGTCAATGATTATAACAGGGCAGGGTTGCACAGGACAGTGTTGGTAAACAAAAAAGAATGAGGCAAGCTAATTCAAGACATCaacaaataaagaaagaaatgaaTCTTGCTAACTGCAAAAGGTTGCTTCTGCTTTGCTTGAAAAAATTAAACTGCTCAGGTAAGTTTGAAAACAAATATCTCATAACTAATTGGCTTATACTATTGAACTGACAAATTATTCTTGTACGATATGTAGATATGTTATATATAGACACAAATGTTGGTGGGAAATATGTTTCCCATTAGATTACTCTGAGCCCAATGAAGAGACATTTGCCATAATATATATACCTCCGATTGCAAATGGTTGCCTCAGAATTGTTCCACCAAGGGGGACTGAGAAAATTTGGCCTCCCTCATATTTATCCCATCCACCAACAATCATGCCAGCTTGCAGCAtgttctgaaaaataaaaaaaatggtaaaaaaaaccATTGCGACAATAAAACAACAACTTAAAATCGTGTATCAGAGAAACCATTGCGACAATAAAACAATAACTTAAAAAATCGTGTATCAGAGAAAGAATTTCATCTCATGTAGTCATGGAGTTATTGGATCGCAGAATGCTATAGAAAATATACCTTGTTCTGATAAGCCAACAACCTAATTAAGTTGGCTGCAACTTTCACGGTAGCTGGCTGCCCAAGCTGAATTCTGAAAATGGAGGGAAAATTTAGCATGAACTGTCTTGCACATCAAATGTTTCCAGTAACTAGTAGAACAATATATATGAAGAGTTCATTCAACTTCTTCCTATTCGCTTCAAGGGGACAACTTACGTGTGTTGGTGGAGAAAATAGCGTACATAATCGGAAATTACTTGTGTATCAGCAGCCTGTGAGACAGAGAGAAACAAATATTTACATGTGAATACTACTGGACTCTTGGAAATGCCTTAGCTGATAATAATTAGAAGCCGACTACTAACAACTACAGAATAAATGAATCAAAGTAAAATATTGACAATGAGAGTGTAACTTATGAGAGGGCAATGAATGACTGGGAAAACCGATCAAGATGACATGACACAGTATAACAAAAGAACATATATAACTTGATGAATAGGAAGCTCGTGATTTCCCAATATCTTATGGCCACAGTACAATGAGACAACATGAAAAAGGAGTAAAGTCCCTAATATAGATACTTACAGATCCAGAGCGGCAGATGTACACATTGTCAGTTAGCTGAGTAATCTTGTCCGACGCACGGTTTGCCACATACATTCCTAAGAATTAATACCAGACAACAAAGGGTATATTAAAGGAAAGTAACAAAAACCAACATAGTACGTCAACATAACATCGATTTCAGTTGGTTCAGAACATGCACATCTAAGATAACAAGTCAGAACATCAAAATCATCTAAGAAAGCTTGTTAATCATGTAGACACGAGACCCAAGGTTCTAAATTTCCAAAACAGCAACATCACGCTAAACACCAATCGTGTACACTTTTCTGACTCTTCACTCTTCAGGGCCAAACGAGAACTATACGGACAGAAAAATACAACTGGAACAATTGGTGTTGTTTCTAGTTTCCTCTAATGCTACAGTCACGATTTTTTCACATATCTGCCATACAAGTTTTAGCACGCATTCTACTCGTCACATACAGATTTAAGCAGGATAAATTAGTGGTAAGAAGCAATTTTCCATCAACACTACATTACGTGATCCACTGTGcacgctatatatatattacaactAATAATCTCATAAGTCACAAACCTAAAACAGTAAAACTTGAATCAGGATCGCAGAGGCTAACAATCACTACTCCTATTCCCCCCATCCCCCGCGATTTTGCATCAAAATTGGGCCCGCGACGCCACCGGCTCCACGTTAAACCCCAACCACATCAATGGAAGAGATCTCCCGCATCGGGAGGTGTCGAGGCATACCGGTGCTGGTTCTGGaatcggcggcgaggacgacgccgccgtcgtagcAGACGCCGACGATGGTGGTCCCCATCCGGTGCTCCCCGGAGGTGGGATTGTCTCCCGCTGCGGCGGAGGGGGCGCCCATGAGAGAGGCGTCCATGGCTGGCCGGGGGCGGGGGCGAGATCGGCGGTGGCGGAAAACCCTAGCTTagctgcgcggcggcgagatgCGAGTCGAGGCGCTCCTTTCAGTCGCGCGAGCGAGAAGAGGCCAGACGGCGAGAGAGCTGTGTATGTTACGGTTTTGGGCTCTGGTCTGGCCTCCCCCGCAAGAAAGAACACGAAACGGAGACGAGACGAGGACGTGACTGGGTCGGAGTTGTCGCGTGCTGGTGCGGTTCGACCCGATGGCCCCACGAGCCGGTGCAACCACATACCGACTTCCCGAGCCCGACCGAGGTCGGGTCGGAGATGACGTCAGCTTGACGTAGTCCGCATCGACGATGTCCCACAGCATAACTCAGATTCAACACTACttacttccaaaaaaaataatttacatagtATATGATGTAACATATACTACGAATCTTAACAACTtgtattccctccattttaaaatataagagctTATTTGATATGTAGGGAAAAACAacaattttagaggattttaatcATATAAGAATATTTTATATGGATGCCTTTGAAATAAAGGATTGAATTCCTATcattttaaaattcctatgaaatggacaatcctatataGATTTTGAAGAAAACTTGAAAAGAGCTCTAATCTATTGAAGATTTTCCCTTGAGCCTATCCCTCTCATCTGACTCATATGTTTTCATGCATTTTGCAATCCTTTATTTTGTAGTTGAATTCATTTTCGTTTTTTCCATGCCTGCGATCCAAAGAGTCCCTAAAGGATTTTGATCGAATGGGACACATCTAACACTATAAATTTGGTTAGAACATCCTAGTTCTACTAATTTTGATAGAACATCTTAGCACTACGAAATTGGACAAAGCTATTCATAATAATATGATGTGTCCCATCTAACTAAAATCACTTATGTTTTGGGATATAGAGAGTATATTACATCTCATATTATgttaacttattttgggatgaagggagcagagaaaaaaaaagttgcaatgTACTCTACAAAAACAGCATTGGAGGAAACTGCAAGCACTAAACAGAAATCACAACCACCTTACTGTAAACAACTGAGGAGGAAAGCAATACACAGAAATCAAATGCATTGATTAAAATCGATATACATATTTCACCGGTTGATCCATACAGCAAAACTGGAAAAAATAACTCTTcaatttagtatttacaaaccAAGACTCTGTACATCACCTGCTGAATGTTTTACAGCCATTTACATGTACATACATCAGACGACCCATACTGTACATTGGCAAGAAAATACGAAATTAATAAATCGAACATGTTGGCATTACAATTTACAACTTTACATAGACCGATCAACTATGCCTGAATAAGTACACCAATCTGGTTGTCAGTTGAAGTCTTGAAGCCGCAGAGAAAACTCAAATATGCAGAAAAGAATAACTAACATACCCCCAATATGAAGGACAAGCCCCATATGCATCAGAGCCACAAAAAAGAGGCAATTAAAGTATAAACGATATTCTTTTTGAACTTCCTTGATGAAAAGAAATTACATATCGGAAATGAAGCATCTTGCACTTGATAATGGTGCGCAAATGAACACAACCAAAAACCTGCTTGGCTGCTTCATCTGACGTTTCAACAATCAAGTTCTGCTCATGCCAACAACCTACAAAGCTGAGCAACCTAAGAAAAACACAGCCCTTCTTACAACAGTCAAATCTGATCCATATCTGACAACAACGTTGGAAGTGTTATTGTCCAACCTGAAAACATATCAAGGCTTTTCTGTCGTGCTGGTAGACAGATCCAATCTCTCAAACCTCAGTATTAATTCTAATGAATTTGGACTTCATATATTCTACCACAAGCTCATTCCAGTCTGACAGGGAAGCAAATGGCAGCAAACCAGCCAAGCATGGGAGAATAACCGACAGGACAGTATAAAATGTGTATCGGCGAACCCGAATTGGTAAATCAGACGCCTTCGTTCTGTCAGTCACTGAAATAGGACCATAAAGCATGCGGTATAAAAGAGATGGCCTGCTGTTCCCAAATAAATGGATGAAGCAGAGAATCTCCCAGAAAAAGAGCCAGACATTTCCATCCCCGCCTAGTGTGTCAACGCAGAACCTTCCAACAGAACCACAGAGAACTCCCAATAACATAACATTGAACGTTATTGGCATGTTTGGTCCAGTCATTGCGGAACGCTGGAATATCAACCAAGCAATCAAGAGAATCATTAACATGCCAAATGACATCCTTGTTGCTGCTATTAAATGACACCTGAAAAACAGCAAACCCGAATTGAAAGCTGATACTGAATTTGGCATCCACCAAGATTTAGGttcctgccaaaaaaaaagtgggtTAAAGAGATTAGTTCATAGCACAAATATTTACTAGCAGTTAGTAGCGAAAAATGATGGGACATACCCTTGAAGCCGCTGCACAAGCTGCAGTAACAGCAGTTATCCGCTTGTACGAATAAATATAGGTTCCATAACCAAAACAGACAGACATAAATACCACTGCAGTAAGGAGCAAATCTATAAGCCTCCTGAGGAGTTCAGCATGTCTTGTGTCCTCCATTTGCGTCCTAAATTTTTCCTCTCTGAAAGAAGCTTTCTGAAATCCCATAGAAATTTTGATCTTCTCTAGCATGTGTGAGTATGAGCTGAGAGCTATCTGAGATTGCTTCAATTGCAATTTCCTCATGTTTAGTCCTATTTCAAGTTCCTTGAGCTCATTTGAACGAGTCTGCTCATTCAGAGATCTCTCAAATACATTAAGAATGTGCCTATCAAATTCTGGACTAGCTTTATTATGAGGTAGTTTAACCAACTGCTGATCGGTGCCCGCATGAAGAATGATTTGATTATCCATTGAACTTAACGATGTACTCTCCTGGATATCATGTACCGGCCTTTTTGAATCAGCACCACTCAATTTGATTTCAGCAGCAGAAGTACCATCTTCGTGAGAAAACCGAGAGTTATCTTGCTCATAGACAGGTGTCTCATTAATTAAATGAAGTGTCCTCAATGTACTTCCAAATGATTTCTCAAAGTTTTTCGTGAAGTTGTCGAATCTATCACCATATATCTGCAGAATAACGTAAGTCAGATATGTAAAAAAACCTGTCTAAGTGTAATCGCGGACAAGGAAATGAACCATTCATACATTTGTCAAGGACTCTTTCACTGCTGACGTGCACATCTGCATCAAGATTCAGAGTTAGCATACCTGAAGTTCTGTTATAGTCCATGGCCATCATTTGTAGAAAGGCTAATTACATGAACTGTGTACCTTTGAAAGGAAATCAGGTTGTAATCTTCCTTCAGAGCAACTGCTTCTATTAAGGACCTGAAACAGGATAAGGTCAGTTCTTGTTAATTACGAGTAAGAAAAGGTTAAACCATACAAGCTGAATCCATGCTTCAGAACCACAGTTCTCTACTGGAGAGCCCAAGAAattcatttgattcatttttgTAAATAAACAACTTCATTTTAATTTGGCTTGGATGTATTTCATCATCCTAATGGCGAGACGATCATCCAGAGAACAGAAGGATTACATATCTGAGCCTACGCTTCAAAACACACGCTTCTGTTCATTAGTGCCGTCCCATGTAAATTTGCTTAATTCAATTTGGTTATATAAACGACTTTAGTTGAATTTAGATGCAATGTGAAAAGACGCCCAAAATGAGTTCCGGAGCAAAAGAATATCTCTAATTCTCCATCCTAAATTCATAATCCAATGACCGTCCCAGCAAGGCAAGAATTGGGTGAACCACATGAGGAGGGTAAAAACCGAACCTTTCCGCCGCGACTAAACAAGAAACCAGTCAAGAATCGAAGCGAACGCGCACCTGGGCAAGAACCGCCGCGAAGGACATCCCGAGAGGCAGCGCGAGGTCCtgcgcgccgtcggcggcgccccTCCCATCCCCTCCAGTCGCAAGCAGCGGTCTCCGgagcctctgccgccgccgccgcaggcgcaCCCCCTTCTGCAGCCGGGACGCGGAGCCgtacgacgacgccgacgaggacgccCCGCCGGACTCCGGcgagccaccgccgtcgcagcAGGCCTCGTCCATAATAAGggagcgtggcggcgaggcagaggcgGTAGGGTTTAGTTGCCGCGCCGCAATTTCTTCGCCTCGACCGGTGCGCGACCCGCTCTCCGGTGGGCTTCTCAtaacgggagagagagagagtctaGGAAAGGCAAGTCAAAATGGGAACGCGACGCGGAACGGCTTCGGGGTCGCGTCGCGTCACGGTGCGGTTTACGTTAGCCGTTAAGCAATCTCGGGAATTCTGAGCAAACTTTGTGCCGTTTTGTGCgtgtatattaggcttttggcCTGGTTTCCATTAAGGAAAAATGTTGTAAGGAAGGAAAGCAGTGTTAAATTATTATAGGAATATTATTTAAACTACTGGTGTTGTAGTATCCACGAAGTTTACCGTGTCATTTGAAATTTCTAAGAAGGTTTCACAAACTTTTTCCGAAATATTTGCCCGTCAAAAAACATGCACTGAAAGATCAAAAAACTTTCTTCAAGTTTTCGAGAGAAGTTGGTCAGTAGCTTTGGGCCCTGCACTGCCACTCGGTCTTCGCAGGCCGGTGCACATCAAGATTGGGCTGGATACTCCGCTATCAACGGGTTCCGCACCCACAAGGCCCGTTACGCTGCTGATTTTGCTTGCGCGCGAACCGGATTCGATGGCACGAAATCTCGTTCAATCCTCCCTTGATTAACCTGACGATTACCTTAACATATCTGCCACTTATTTATAACCACCTCATCCCATAATCCCATCCTCATCCAAGAGAAGATAGATATCCATCAATCAAATAACCATGGATGATGCGGCGGGTAGACCACCGcgcccggcggcgaggtgcccaCAGGCTGGCCGGCGGCCGACCTGCCGCCGATCACCAACCGCGACGGCCTCATTGTATCCCGATCCagctgaagcggcggcggacgtggcTGATGATTGCTCGGTCTCCCGCGCACATCATGGCCGACGAGGAGGCCATCGAGGATGTCGATCATGAAGACGTTCGCCGGGCTGGTCCGCATCATATCGACCGGTGGCTCGACCTGACGGATGGGAAGACGACGCACGCGGCTCGTCTGCGAGGTGGACGTACGTCGTCGCCGAACCATGCGAGGTGCCGCGCGTCCTCGCGCTCCACCTCGTGCCCAAGTGGCTCGTCACCGTCGTGCTGCGGagacgcgacgacgacgcctccGATGACGGCTGTGACGGCGAGTCAGCTAAGGCCTTGTTCGGCACGCATGTTTCCAATCCAGGCCAGGAATTGATCCAGGCCAGGTTTCAGTGGATCCGGGTGGATTCACTGGAACCACCTGTGGATTGAATCCATTCCTTTTTTCAATCCACCTCTTCAAAAATCTGTGTTCGGTTTGACCTGGAATGGAATGAAGCCATTCAAGCTGCCGTGGATTGTCGATCGATCAGATCCAGTGATTCAGAACTCAAAACATTCAGTTAATGTCATCACTCATTAGAATTCAGAATCATGCACATTTCTAATTTCTAACAGTAATAGTATATTGCAGGAGTTAATTAACCAAAATTCCCAAATAGAAAGACAGGGAACACCCTGAATAGCATCAGGacaattcttcaccatattcaGTTGCTGTCATCattcatcagaattcagaacatcATGCATATTTCTATCTAGTTAAGCATGAACAGTAATATATTTCAGGATTAAGCACATTCTTTTCAGGACTTCATCACTAATCAATCTGGCTTCGCCTTCCTCCGGTCCCTCTGGTAGCAATCCATCGGCATTTGGGAATATCAATTGATTATCCACTGCAGCCATAGCAAAGAAATCTTGCGGTTAAGACTTAGACAGTGTGATATAGAAGCAGTACAACTCTTGCAAGTAAAAACAGAGCAAGTAAAAATACAATAGAGCTGTTGAACTTCACACTTATTAtccattttacaagtttgtTTGCATGCATTCAAACAAACTTGGGGGATCTGCATTTGTGTTATCATCATAAAAGGGCTATCCTATGTGGACACAACATTTGATATCTTCAGCTTCGAAAAAACCAAACTTGTCGGCTTATATAATAAGTAGATATGTGAAGTCTAATACAACATAATATCAAGtaaattcaaaagaaaatttggTAATGAACAGAGAATTTCCATTTATTCACATGTTTGAGTTTTTTAATTAGCCTAAACTACCCAGAGCTTAGAAAGAAAATGGTCCTATTCCAGGACTTAGATGTAATTGAAAAATATGAGCCTATTTGTTGTTGTCATTTATTGCAGACTACATAAGAGGCAATTTAGCTGAAAAAAATGTTAAGATACTGCACTGTAGTTGCCAGAATGAGGCAGCCAAAAAAGAGGCAACAAAATCATCTTCCTACTGCAGTTCAATTTATATTTCAGCATCGATGCGCAAAGCTTTCTTCTCCAAATAAAGCAGAAAAATATGCTTGTTAATGATGTTTGCTGATAACAGGGGCTGGTTTGTTAATGGATCACTAGCAGGATTGCAGTTTCCACCACCCTCAACAATAGTTGTCAGTAATGCCAGGCCTTCATGTCTGTTGAAAACGCCTGAAGCTTCCTGCAAATTCTGGTTATGAGGTGCAAATTGTCATGCATGATGATCCTCAGAGAAAGAGGATGGCCCCATCGGAACAAGGACAATCTACAATGATATATGCAGAGAAAGGGAGAAGGGACCAAAGCATCTGATGGAAAATGGCTAAGATTTAATGAATCATAAACAGAAAGATGGAAATAGAAAAGGTTTATAATTAGCATAGTAGTTTGTTGAGGCAGCCAGTGCTGGCTAAAATTAAGTATCCAAGCTAAAAAGCAGCTAATCCATGAGGACATGTGGTTATCAAAATCTGAATAATGAACAGCAATGCCATCAAGAACTGACAAAAACTGGTTATCAAAGGATCTTTTCTTATGCAACACTGAATTTAATAACAATCTTGACTTAGCCTGGCTTAGGTGAGTACAAAAACAGAGATGGAGCACCAGTCCAGTTACAgtgacatgtttttttttcagcataaTTTCCTGGTTCATTCGAGAAGAAGACAAACTGAAAGGGAAGCTGGTTGACAGATCCATGGCTATGCAACACATCGATCCTTCCGCCAAGATCTAGGGCAAGAAACAGAACCAAGAACCTAGGGCTCTTCCACCAAGAATCCCCCGCAACACTGCAAGAACCTAAACCACAGACCAAATCTCCAAGAACCCATCACGATTCCCCCATCCCCACCCCCTACGCGGATCGGAATCCCCAACAAACACCAGCCCTTGGAAAGCCCTCATTTGGGCGGaagaagagcagcagcagcacaagaACCCTAGCAAGCAAAAaccaaggaggcggcggtggcgtgctacagcggcaggggaggaggcggtggccaaGAACCCTAGCAAGCAACAACCCTAGCGCCGGGGAGAGAAAGGAACAAGGAAGACGACGGTGATGCGTTACTGGCGAGAAGGCGGCGGAGAGCGTGGACGTCGGATGGGAAgcgggtcgtcgtcgccgtcgcctctcgCGTCGccagccgcacgccgtcgcctctTCGCTTCTCCTCTCGCGTCGCCTCGCG
This region includes:
- the LOC127762193 gene encoding proteasome subunit beta type-6-like — protein: MDASLMGAPSAAAGDNPTSGEHRMGTTIVGVCYDGGVVLAADSRTSTGMYVANRASDKITQLTDNVYICRSGSAADTQVISDYVRYFLHQHTIQLGQPATVKVAANLIRLLAYQNKNMLQAGMIVGGWDKYEGGQIFSVPLGGTILRQPFAIGGSGSSYLYGLLDHEWKEGMSQEEAEKFVVKVVSLAIARDGASGGVVRTVTINADGVSRKFHPGDKLQLWHEELEPQNSLLDILAAGNPDPMVQ
- the LOC127761196 gene encoding protein CPR-5-like; translation: MRSPPESGSRTGRGEEIAARQLNPTASASPPRSLIMDEACCDGGGSPESGGASSSASSYGSASRLQKGVRLRRRRQRLRRPLLATGGDGRGAADGAQDLALPLGMSFAAVLAQVLNRSSCSEGRLQPDFLSKMCTSAVKESLTNIYGDRFDNFTKNFEKSFGSTLRTLHLINETPVYEQDNSRFSHEDGTSAAEIKLSGADSKRPVHDIQESTSLSSMDNQIILHAGTDQQLVKLPHNKASPEFDRHILNVFERSLNEQTRSNELKELEIGLNMRKLQLKQSQIALSSYSHMLEKIKISMGFQKASFREEKFRTQMEDTRHAELLRRLIDLLLTAVVFMSVCFGYGTYIYSYKRITAVTAACAAASREPKSWWMPNSVSAFNSGLLFFRCHLIAATRMSFGMLMILLIAWLIFQRSAMTGPNMPITFNVMLLGVLCGSVGRFCVDTLGGDGNVWLFFWEILCFIHLFGNSRPSLLYRMLYGPISVTDRTKASDLPIRVRRYTFYTVLSVILPCLAGLLPFASLSDWNELVVEYMKSKFIRINTEV
- the LOC127761186 gene encoding uncharacterized protein LOC127761186 — protein: MCCIAMDLSTSFPFSLSSSRMNQEIMLKKKHVTVTGLVLHLCFCTHLSQAKSRLLLNSVLHKKRSFDNQFLSVLDGIAVHYSDFDNHMSSWISCFLAWILNFSQHWLPQQTTMLIINLFYFHLSVYDSLNLSHFPSDALVPSPFLCIYHCRLSLFRWGHPLSLRIIMHDNLHLITRICRKLQAFSTDMKAWHY